From the genome of Prevotella herbatica, one region includes:
- a CDS encoding alpha-L-rhamnosidase, with protein sequence MTKIFSSLIIALFCFVYSASAQERLHEAQWISAPHTQTASMPMFRKNIVVKKDVKDVIIYASALGVYQIYANGKNLTDDMLMPGWTDYRKSIQYQSFHLKERLHAGDKLSVASEVSKGWWAGGISRGIYGKNADMGFICDVHIVYKDGTTQDCLSDTTWKCYTNGALVMGDIYNGETYDARKDNLADVSTPAYNDNTWQPAVINHDSKGELCNMIGPQIKIRNKSLWRNPQNITIYQGADSTNTTFGKIHIVNNNNNLKNPIHLKKGQTLLVDFGQNIVGWIDINVKGNSGTTLTWKHGEMLNFNGDESRLDKGPGGSLWTWNLRDAKATTTYVMNGNEKGEEYHPNHTYFGFRYAELTATDDVTINNIKAQVVGTDLTEWGTFKCSDSNINRLYSNVWWGQRGNFMSIPTDCPQRDERLGWTGDTQIFSRTALYNSDAAEFYRKWMRDMRDSQREDGAYPETAPFCNMWGYGTAGWGDAGIIVPWNTYVMTGDKEIIKENWQSMQKWMEFCSSQHDGQWTHIGAEPKCGDWLAYKEVDARYVSYAYFAYSAELMQKMAEVIGKSEEASKYSKLWQDIRNEFQKRYITDGEINTGKDTQTAYLLALHFNLILDTQRQHAIDSLRKNIINNDYKLSTGFIGTGILMETLTECGMTDLAYRLLFQHQNPSWLYSIDQGATTIWERWDSYTRESGFNKHPWNMNSFNHYSYGAVVEWFYSSILGIRPDEQQPGFRHIILEPYPGTKLQWAKGSTMTKYGKVSVEWKKDTQGRIHYMVTIPKGTSATLITNNQRKEVKAGKHTYCLTINE encoded by the coding sequence ATGACAAAAATATTTTCATCTTTAATCATCGCCCTATTCTGCTTTGTTTATTCTGCTTCAGCACAAGAGAGATTGCATGAGGCTCAATGGATTTCAGCTCCACATACACAGACAGCATCAATGCCGATGTTCAGAAAAAACATTGTCGTTAAGAAAGATGTAAAGGATGTTATAATTTATGCCAGTGCACTGGGCGTATATCAGATTTATGCTAACGGCAAAAACTTGACTGATGACATGTTGATGCCGGGATGGACTGATTATCGCAAGAGCATACAATACCAAAGTTTTCATCTTAAGGAAAGACTACACGCAGGCGACAAACTCTCCGTTGCCTCTGAAGTAAGTAAAGGTTGGTGGGCTGGCGGAATATCCAGAGGTATCTATGGGAAGAATGCAGACATGGGATTTATTTGCGATGTACATATTGTCTATAAAGACGGTACTACCCAAGATTGCCTAAGTGACACTACGTGGAAATGCTACACTAACGGTGCCCTAGTAATGGGCGACATTTACAATGGAGAAACTTATGATGCACGCAAAGACAATCTTGCTGATGTTTCTACCCCAGCCTACAACGACAACACTTGGCAACCTGCTGTCATCAACCACGATAGTAAGGGCGAACTATGCAATATGATTGGACCACAAATCAAAATTAGAAACAAGTCATTGTGGCGTAATCCACAGAACATTACTATTTATCAGGGAGCAGATTCAACAAATACCACATTCGGCAAAATCCATATCGTTAACAACAATAATAATCTTAAGAATCCTATCCATCTAAAGAAAGGACAAACATTGTTAGTTGATTTCGGGCAAAATATTGTGGGATGGATTGACATAAACGTTAAAGGAAATAGCGGAACAACATTAACATGGAAGCATGGCGAGATGCTGAATTTCAATGGAGACGAATCACGACTCGACAAAGGTCCTGGCGGAAGTCTGTGGACGTGGAACTTAAGGGATGCGAAAGCTACAACTACATACGTGATGAATGGTAATGAGAAAGGTGAGGAATATCACCCTAATCACACTTACTTCGGATTCAGATATGCAGAACTTACGGCTACAGATGACGTAACCATAAATAATATTAAGGCACAAGTGGTAGGCACTGATCTAACAGAATGGGGAACATTCAAATGCTCTGATTCAAACATCAACCGTCTTTATAGCAATGTGTGGTGGGGACAACGAGGCAACTTCATGAGTATTCCAACCGACTGCCCACAACGTGATGAAAGATTGGGATGGACTGGCGACACACAGATATTCTCACGTACTGCACTTTACAATTCTGATGCAGCCGAATTTTATCGTAAATGGATGCGAGACATGCGCGATAGTCAACGTGAGGATGGTGCCTATCCAGAGACAGCACCTTTCTGCAATATGTGGGGATATGGCACTGCTGGATGGGGAGATGCCGGAATCATCGTTCCATGGAATACTTACGTAATGACGGGCGACAAAGAGATTATAAAAGAGAACTGGCAATCAATGCAAAAATGGATGGAATTCTGTTCTTCTCAACATGATGGTCAATGGACGCATATTGGTGCTGAACCAAAATGCGGTGACTGGCTAGCATATAAGGAAGTTGATGCGCGATATGTTTCGTATGCTTACTTTGCCTATTCAGCAGAATTGATGCAGAAAATGGCTGAAGTCATCGGAAAAAGTGAAGAAGCTTCAAAATATAGCAAACTATGGCAAGACATTCGCAATGAATTTCAGAAACGATACATCACAGATGGAGAGATAAATACGGGGAAAGACACTCAGACTGCTTATCTGTTAGCTTTGCATTTCAATCTAATTCTGGATACTCAGAGACAGCATGCGATAGATTCTCTTCGAAAAAATATCATCAATAACGACTATAAGTTATCTACAGGATTCATTGGAACCGGTATTCTTATGGAAACACTTACAGAATGCGGAATGACGGATCTCGCCTATCGTTTACTTTTCCAGCATCAAAATCCATCATGGCTCTACAGCATAGACCAAGGAGCAACAACGATATGGGAACGCTGGGACAGTTATACTCGTGAGAGTGGCTTCAATAAACATCCATGGAATATGAATTCATTCAACCATTATAGTTATGGTGCAGTTGTAGAGTGGTTCTATTCTTCTATCTTGGGCATTCGCCCTGACGAACAGCAACCAGGCTTCCGCCACATCATCCTTGAACCATATCCTGGCACAAAACTCCAATGGGCAAAGGGATCAACGATGACGAAATACGGTAAAGTAAGTGTGGAATGGAAAAAAGACACTCAAGGAAGAATACACTATATGGTTACGATTCCGAAGGGAACCAGTGCCACATTGATAACTAACAATCAGCGAAAAGAAGTAAAGGCAGGAAAGCATACATACTGTTTAACTATTAATGAATAG
- a CDS encoding DUF134 domain-containing protein, whose product MPRPKQSRIISSSPVVSGFRPYGRCCHRKDSIQLRYDEYESIRLIDYEGQLQDVAAKQMNVSRPTLTRIYAEARKKIAVALVEGKKIVISNDNIEFEDYQQQKSNIQVMNQKIAIPTSEGKLWQHFGKAPEVTFVTVEDGQVKETVVLKAPEHEHGAMPRFIAAQGGTDVLCGGLGQGAVTMLNDLGIQVHGGAPTIAVEEVLSQYLGGTIVYGDSSCHHHCEGHHHDHE is encoded by the coding sequence ATGCCAAGACCAAAACAGAGTAGAATCATTTCTTCTTCGCCCGTTGTATCAGGCTTTCGCCCTTATGGACGTTGCTGTCATAGAAAGGATAGTATTCAATTAAGATACGATGAATATGAGTCTATCAGACTTATTGATTATGAAGGGCAGTTGCAAGATGTTGCTGCCAAGCAGATGAATGTTTCTAGACCTACATTGACGAGGATTTATGCTGAGGCTAGAAAGAAGATCGCTGTGGCTTTGGTTGAAGGGAAGAAAATAGTTATTTCAAATGATAATATAGAATTTGAAGATTATCAACAACAAAAATCAAATATACAAGTTATGAATCAGAAAATTGCAATCCCTACATCAGAGGGTAAACTGTGGCAACACTTCGGAAAAGCACCAGAAGTTACATTTGTCACTGTAGAAGACGGACAAGTAAAAGAAACTGTTGTACTCAAGGCTCCAGAGCATGAACATGGTGCAATGCCTCGCTTTATTGCGGCTCAGGGCGGAACAGATGTACTTTGTGGTGGATTAGGTCAGGGAGCAGTGACTATGCTTAATGATCTTGGTATTCAGGTTCACGGCGGTGCTCCAACTATAGCTGTAGAAGAGGTGTTGAGCCAGTATCTAGGTGGAACAATAGTATATGGTGATAGCAGTTGTCATCATCATTGCGAAGGTCATCATCACGACCACGAGTAG
- a CDS encoding MBL fold metallo-hydrolase, with protein sequence MKRTRLVVLSDNRTNNKLLQTEHGLSVYLESPSGKYLLDTGASDLFIRNAKVLGIDLADVDYCLISHGHNDHIGGLPYFLKLNNKAKVILSEAIPGTEYASMRRYQHSITGNVDFSQDKKRFLFVNESTNIGAVNVYANIEKRNPLPLGNKSLLCSDAYGQFIPDNFTHELAFVIDGVLFTGCAHSGILNILQSIDVTINLSIGGFHLLDSYLAQTYETDKQLNTIAVRLHEDYPRVQFYTGHCTGDHCFEVISQSYNIHIHQFYCGEEILLASK encoded by the coding sequence ATGAAAAGAACACGACTTGTAGTGCTGAGTGATAACCGCACTAATAATAAACTGTTGCAGACTGAGCATGGTCTGTCTGTATATTTGGAATCCCCTTCTGGTAAGTATTTGCTAGATACGGGCGCGTCTGATCTTTTCATACGTAATGCAAAGGTTTTGGGAATAGATCTCGCTGATGTGGATTATTGTCTAATTTCTCATGGACATAATGACCATATAGGAGGTCTTCCTTATTTTCTTAAACTTAACAATAAGGCTAAAGTAATTCTTTCGGAAGCTATTCCTGGAACAGAATATGCATCAATGCGGCGTTATCAGCATTCTATTACAGGCAATGTCGATTTCTCACAAGATAAAAAACGCTTTCTATTTGTCAACGAAAGTACTAATATTGGAGCCGTTAATGTTTATGCAAATATTGAGAAGCGGAATCCACTTCCGTTAGGAAATAAGAGTTTACTTTGTAGTGATGCTTATGGACAGTTTATACCAGATAACTTCACTCATGAACTTGCTTTTGTTATTGATGGCGTACTTTTTACAGGATGCGCTCATAGTGGTATTCTAAACATATTGCAATCAATAGATGTTACAATTAATTTGAGTATTGGCGGTTTTCATCTTTTAGATAGCTATCTTGCTCAAACTTATGAGACCGATAAACAACTAAATACCATTGCCGTGCGTTTGCATGAAGATTATCCTCGTGTGCAATTTTATACAGGTCACTGCACAGGCGATCATTGTTTTGAGGTTATCTCACAATCTTATAACATTCATATACACCAATTTTATTGCGGCGAAGAGATACTTCTCGCAAGCAAATAA
- a CDS encoding LysE family transporter — MPISLLPTLLMAILVVGYTPGPANIYALSMSIRHGKRRVLNMWLGLLVGFSTAIFILALLTHLLGTVLGSYIGYVKYLGAAYIMWLGWKIYHTSGQTKKDNRDCTFWSGFIVQMTNAKILLFDLTCFSSFVLPYSNRLFDLLVVSAMLLIAGPGANLVYVYIGTYLNHFFSKYSKQSDIVMSLALALCAIYIVLN; from the coding sequence ATGCCAATAAGTTTACTACCGACATTACTGATGGCAATCCTTGTTGTGGGATATACACCTGGTCCAGCTAACATATATGCACTTTCAATGTCTATCAGACATGGAAAACGAAGAGTACTTAACATGTGGCTGGGACTGCTTGTTGGATTTTCTACAGCTATATTTATCCTAGCTTTACTTACTCATTTATTAGGTACAGTACTTGGTTCATATATTGGATATGTGAAGTATCTCGGCGCAGCCTACATCATGTGGTTGGGCTGGAAGATATATCATACAAGTGGACAGACCAAGAAAGACAATAGAGATTGCACATTCTGGAGTGGTTTCATTGTACAAATGACGAATGCAAAGATACTATTGTTTGACCTTACATGTTTCAGTTCGTTTGTACTTCCCTACTCTAACAGACTCTTTGACCTGCTAGTTGTATCAGCTATGCTACTTATTGCTGGTCCTGGAGCCAATCTTGTTTATGTGTATATCGGCACGTATTTGAATCACTTCTTTAGCAAATACAGCAAGCAATCAGATATTGTCATGTCACTTGCTCTTGCATTATGCGCTATTTATATAGTATTAAACTAA
- a CDS encoding GNAT family N-acetyltransferase has product MKIKIIRNNEKGEVQAFDGEVQVGQINFNITDNLLSIEHTKVVEGFEKKGIDGILVQSATDYAVHHNLRIKPICSYARLWYKHHKKQYKSILTTDK; this is encoded by the coding sequence ATGAAAATAAAGATAATTCGAAATAACGAGAAAGGGGAAGTACAAGCCTTTGACGGAGAAGTACAAGTAGGACAGATTAACTTTAACATAACAGACAATTTGCTTTCAATAGAGCATACCAAAGTTGTCGAAGGATTTGAGAAAAAAGGTATTGACGGCATTTTAGTTCAGTCGGCAACGGATTATGCAGTACATCATAACCTAAGAATAAAGCCTATTTGTTCATATGCACGACTATGGTATAAACATCATAAGAAACAATACAAATCGATACTAACTACGGATAAGTAA
- the ygiD gene encoding 4,5-DOPA-extradiol-dioxygenase, whose translation MPALFVGHGSPMIAIDDNNITRKMSEIGNQIIRDYGKPKAILVISAHWYKNRTLIQKTDNPKQIFDMYGFPKALYDVKYQPKGCAELSDAILAMKNLGAEVDNTWGIDHGTWSPFVHMFPEAKIPIVQLSVNGVLTPEQCYEVGKQLAPLRKQRYLIIGSGNVVHNLRLVNWDSNHGSPETIAFNDYITEAVERRDDEKVINFTLHKNSRYSVPTSDHFLPLLYVLGASDGKKITTFNNHCELDSMAMTSYLIEE comes from the coding sequence ATGCCGGCATTATTTGTAGGTCATGGCAGTCCAATGATTGCTATTGATGATAATAATATTACTCGTAAGATGAGTGAAATAGGGAATCAGATTATTCGTGACTATGGTAAGCCTAAAGCTATATTGGTTATTTCAGCTCATTGGTATAAGAATCGTACGCTTATTCAGAAAACTGATAATCCTAAACAGATATTCGATATGTACGGATTTCCTAAGGCACTCTATGATGTGAAATATCAGCCGAAAGGATGTGCCGAACTAAGTGATGCAATCCTAGCGATGAAGAACTTAGGTGCAGAGGTAGATAATACTTGGGGCATTGATCATGGTACGTGGTCACCATTTGTACACATGTTCCCCGAAGCAAAAATTCCAATTGTTCAGCTATCTGTGAATGGAGTGCTCACTCCAGAGCAATGCTATGAAGTTGGCAAGCAACTTGCCCCACTTCGCAAGCAACGTTACCTTATAATTGGTAGTGGCAATGTAGTGCACAATCTCCGTCTTGTCAATTGGGATAGTAATCATGGCAGTCCTGAAACTATAGCATTTAATGATTACATTACTGAAGCTGTAGAACGTCGTGATGACGAGAAGGTTATAAACTTTACTCTTCACAAGAATTCTCGTTATTCAGTACCTACATCTGATCATTTCCTGCCATTGTTATATGTACTTGGTGCAAGCGATGGCAAGAAGATAACGACGTTTAATAATCATTGTGAATTAGACTCTATGGCAATGACAAGTTACCTTATTGAGGAATAA
- a CDS encoding GNAT family N-acetyltransferase produces MKLDQATINDFESVIKFYDDVTLRTPKMDTYARWKKGQHPTEEGIKAYIEEGSMYLYKKDDAIVGAMALTMYQGEDYHAIKWSKQVKDNEAAVIHILAVSPDYQGAGLGTEMIRKAISISIDSGMKSVRLDALASNTPAHKIYERIGFEYRGKQHLYAENTGWTDFFFFELTK; encoded by the coding sequence ATGAAACTAGATCAGGCAACAATAAATGATTTTGAGTCAGTCATCAAATTTTATGATGATGTGACTCTGCGTACTCCAAAGATGGATACCTATGCACGTTGGAAGAAAGGTCAACACCCTACAGAAGAAGGCATTAAAGCTTATATAGAAGAAGGAAGTATGTATCTGTACAAAAAGGATGATGCTATTGTTGGCGCTATGGCTTTAACAATGTATCAAGGTGAGGATTATCATGCAATTAAGTGGTCTAAGCAAGTAAAAGATAATGAGGCAGCAGTGATACATATCCTTGCTGTTAGTCCTGATTATCAAGGTGCTGGTTTGGGTACGGAAATGATTCGCAAGGCTATTAGTATCTCCATTGATTCTGGTATGAAATCTGTTCGTTTGGATGCTCTTGCATCTAATACCCCTGCTCATAAAATTTACGAGCGTATTGGTTTTGAGTATCGTGGCAAACAACATCTATATGCAGAAAATACAGGTTGGACAGATTTCTTTTTCTTTGAACTAACCAAGTAA
- a CDS encoding flavodoxin family protein — protein MNILVLSGSPRKGGNTDFMVNAFIKGTSEHHHVEVVSVHDNKVAPCIGCNACFKSENNTCVQKDDMTGIYEKMKQADMLVIASPVYFYGLSAQLKAVIDRCHNPIRDTFNIKRMALLLVGAATLDGLFDSIISQYKLCLNFFHLEDAGHVLVRGAKDKGDILNTNSLNEAYELGQSL, from the coding sequence ATGAATATATTAGTATTATCCGGAAGTCCACGTAAAGGTGGCAATACAGACTTTATGGTTAACGCCTTCATCAAGGGTACATCAGAACATCATCACGTGGAAGTTGTATCAGTGCATGATAATAAGGTTGCTCCTTGCATTGGCTGTAATGCTTGTTTCAAGAGTGAGAACAATACATGTGTACAGAAGGATGATATGACAGGTATTTACGAGAAAATGAAACAAGCCGATATGCTTGTGATTGCTTCACCTGTATATTTCTATGGGCTTAGTGCTCAACTAAAAGCTGTAATCGACCGTTGCCATAATCCTATTCGTGATACTTTCAACATCAAGAGGATGGCACTTCTTCTCGTAGGTGCAGCAACCCTTGATGGTTTATTCGACAGTATTATTAGTCAATATAAGCTTTGCTTGAATTTCTTTCATCTTGAAGATGCTGGTCACGTTTTAGTAAGAGGTGCTAAAGACAAGGGAGATATTCTGAATACTAATTCCTTGAACGAGGCTTATGAACTAGGGCAATCATTGTAA
- a CDS encoding tetratricopeptide repeat protein: MKNNELKNFINKVSYSELSDMLMEYAQQDKSFEKNFKNFIERKIKDVSEEDVREEVATSFCQIHSSGSRYDNYEDTDWYAVMEDCDHLFEKALQALSMGELSCAVAYPLQWLSCFSNTFNEDSFSYDNEGTKFSYACEQAIEIIEKVMRSPKADADFKEGVSIELSGIAKDTTIFDDYCFVNLKAFAKRMEAMTLSGEDALAKIEELIEKHEYGVSQSDLIIQKATILFAMDKDEDAIRFLENNVLEKEVCDHLVGLLIEKHDYNHAIEVLEKAIKFGESCHTRIWLKKEIEIYLSQGRDKEVTDTYRRLFILSNGDIETYKTLKERIPKDEWKGYLDALMNETTFYYSVLGRNDKAEIIKVEYGDEALFEYLCTVNNDYRLELYSHYATQLAVEYQTRLIPYYMDALRKEATLAKERHQYQRMRYNMEHLQELKGSEEAIKILLAEFRELYRRRPSFMRELNRIDNK; this comes from the coding sequence GTGAAGAATAACGAACTGAAAAACTTCATCAATAAGGTGAGTTATAGCGAGTTAAGCGATATGCTAATGGAATATGCCCAACAGGACAAATCTTTTGAAAAAAACTTCAAGAATTTCATTGAGAGGAAGATAAAAGATGTTTCCGAAGAGGATGTACGAGAGGAAGTTGCCACCTCTTTTTGTCAGATACATTCTAGCGGTAGCAGATATGACAACTATGAAGATACCGATTGGTATGCTGTCATGGAGGATTGCGATCACTTATTCGAAAAGGCATTACAAGCCCTTTCGATGGGAGAACTAAGTTGTGCTGTAGCCTATCCATTGCAATGGTTATCCTGTTTTTCTAATACCTTTAACGAGGATTCTTTCTCTTATGATAACGAAGGAACTAAGTTTAGTTATGCTTGCGAACAAGCAATAGAAATTATTGAGAAGGTGATGAGAAGCCCTAAAGCTGATGCCGATTTTAAAGAAGGCGTGAGCATAGAACTATCTGGTATAGCCAAAGATACAACTATTTTTGATGACTACTGCTTTGTCAATCTAAAAGCATTTGCCAAGCGAATGGAAGCCATGACGCTATCAGGAGAGGATGCGCTTGCAAAAATCGAAGAGCTCATCGAAAAACATGAATACGGCGTATCACAATCAGATCTAATCATTCAAAAAGCAACTATTTTATTTGCTATGGACAAAGACGAGGATGCTATTCGCTTTTTGGAAAATAATGTGTTAGAAAAGGAAGTGTGCGACCATCTTGTTGGGCTTCTGATAGAAAAACATGATTATAACCATGCAATAGAAGTTTTGGAAAAAGCAATTAAATTTGGAGAAAGCTGCCATACAAGGATATGGCTTAAGAAAGAGATTGAGATTTATTTGTCGCAAGGTAGAGATAAAGAGGTTACAGATACCTATCGAAGATTGTTCATACTCTCCAATGGTGACATTGAAACCTATAAGACTCTAAAAGAGCGCATTCCTAAGGATGAGTGGAAAGGTTATCTGGATGCATTGATGAATGAAACTACCTTCTATTATTCCGTCCTTGGAAGAAACGATAAAGCCGAAATAATAAAAGTGGAATATGGTGATGAAGCTTTGTTTGAATATCTGTGTACTGTGAATAATGACTATCGGCTAGAGCTGTATTCCCATTATGCTACTCAGCTGGCGGTTGAATACCAAACAAGACTCATCCCTTATTATATGGATGCTTTACGAAAGGAAGCTACATTAGCCAAAGAACGTCATCAATATCAAAGGATGAGATACAATATGGAACACCTACAAGAACTGAAAGGTAGCGAGGAAGCCATAAAAATTCTTCTAGCAGAATTTAGAGAGTTATATCGTCGTCGCCCTTCTTTTATGAGGGAATTAAATCGAATTGATAACAAGTAA
- a CDS encoding nucleotide pyrophosphohydrolase: MTNDIQEIIETLAKFNDDRDWEQFHNAKDLALALSIEAAELNEAYLWKDVEDVKIEKVKEELADVFNYAFMIADKYNLNVKDICLKKIARNAEKYPVEKAKGSSKKYNEL, from the coding sequence ATGACAAATGATATACAGGAAATAATTGAAACTCTTGCCAAATTTAATGATGATCGTGATTGGGAACAATTTCATAATGCTAAAGACTTGGCTCTAGCTCTTTCTATTGAAGCAGCTGAACTGAATGAGGCATATCTTTGGAAGGATGTTGAAGATGTTAAGATAGAAAAGGTTAAGGAAGAACTTGCTGATGTATTTAACTATGCTTTCATGATTGCTGATAAATACAATCTTAATGTGAAGGATATTTGCCTCAAAAAGATTGCACGCAATGCAGAGAAATACCCTGTAGAAAAGGCAAAAGGCAGTTCAAAGAAATACAACGAACTATAA